A window from Flavobacterium sp. 83 encodes these proteins:
- a CDS encoding DUF6155 family protein: MSKRDLKKYLSELSKEQLEEQIIELYEKFSPVKVYYNFVFNPKEETLLQECKLKISNEYYPFKKAGRPSKPKMRRSVAQKYIKHFLLLGVDPFVIADVMLYNVEIAQTFSSEHLIKQDLFFKSMFNSFEQAVIFLIANGILNDFKTRIIAIHDETVKQKWYNEPEFNAIIERFEY, encoded by the coding sequence ATGAGCAAGCGCGATTTAAAAAAATACTTGTCGGAACTTAGTAAAGAACAACTCGAAGAGCAGATTATCGAATTGTACGAGAAATTTAGTCCCGTAAAAGTCTATTATAATTTTGTTTTCAACCCAAAGGAAGAAACACTTTTGCAAGAATGCAAACTCAAAATTTCAAATGAATATTATCCGTTCAAAAAGGCGGGAAGACCTAGCAAACCTAAAATGCGTCGCTCTGTTGCTCAAAAATATATCAAGCATTTCCTCCTTTTGGGAGTAGATCCCTTTGTAATTGCTGATGTCATGCTTTATAATGTTGAAATTGCACAAACATTCTCCTCAGAGCATCTTATAAAACAAGATTTATTTTTCAAAAGTATGTTCAATTCTTTTGAACAAGCGGTAATTTTCTTGATTGCAAACGGAATTCTGAATGACTTTAAAACAAGAATAATAGCGATTCATGATGAAACCGTTAAACAAAAATGGTATAACGAACCTGAATTTAATGCTATTATAGAGCGATTTG
- a CDS encoding DUF3817 domain-containing protein, protein MLKFFKIVAILEGISYLVLFSNMLVVKPTNLVLYKTLLFPIGMAHGALFITYIIVAVLLKFKENWDFKKFGIIGLASIIPFGTFYVEKKYLKNV, encoded by the coding sequence ATGCTCAAATTTTTTAAGATTGTTGCCATTCTCGAAGGGATTTCCTATTTGGTTTTATTTTCAAATATGCTTGTTGTAAAACCTACGAATTTAGTTCTTTATAAAACACTTTTATTCCCAATAGGAATGGCTCATGGTGCGTTGTTTATTACCTATATTATAGTAGCAGTACTATTGAAATTTAAGGAAAATTGGGACTTTAAAAAATTTGGGATTATCGGCCTTGCATCAATAATTCCTTTTGGTACTTTTTACGTGGAAAAGAAATACTTGAAAAATGTATAA
- a CDS encoding mechanosensitive ion channel family protein, translated as MYKFIEKIFTFLYPILRKIGFGSSFSSYLSLIINIALLCAIAYGIYILFRLILVTLMIVVAKKTKTKFDDLLVTNKTAKYIAHLIPLLFIYKSVPIILDRFEYWEGIFGKLVGIYIVILVLWIIRTIFNALRDYLKLKPRYSDKPIDSFIQVIMIVLWMVGITVIISKLFDIDQKELLTILGAVSAVIILIFRDTILGFVSSVQVSINDMVRIGDWITMDKFGADGDVIEINLATVKVRNFDNTTTTIPTYSLSSDSFQNWRGMLNSDGRRIKRHILIKTSSIRFLEEEELNEFKKIELISDYIDTRKLEIDDFNSSHKIDKSIAVNGRNLTNLGLFRKYITQYLHHYPGLNKDMLMLCRQLQSTSHGVPLEVYAFSHDKRFENYEYIMSDIFDHIIASVKYFNLEIFEGINESTTN; from the coding sequence ATGTATAAATTCATAGAAAAAATATTCACTTTCCTATATCCTATATTACGGAAAATAGGATTTGGGAGTAGTTTTTCGAGCTATTTAAGTTTGATCATAAATATTGCCTTGTTATGTGCAATAGCATATGGTATTTATATACTTTTCAGACTTATTTTAGTGACCTTAATGATCGTTGTTGCCAAGAAAACAAAAACTAAGTTTGATGATTTATTGGTAACCAACAAAACAGCAAAATATATTGCTCATTTAATTCCGCTACTGTTTATTTATAAATCGGTTCCTATAATTTTAGATCGTTTTGAATACTGGGAAGGTATTTTTGGTAAACTGGTAGGAATCTATATTGTAATTTTAGTTTTATGGATTATCCGAACTATTTTCAATGCTTTACGAGACTATTTAAAGTTAAAACCAAGATACAGCGACAAACCTATTGATAGTTTCATTCAGGTTATTATGATCGTTCTTTGGATGGTTGGAATTACAGTTATAATTTCGAAACTATTTGATATTGATCAAAAAGAACTCCTGACTATTTTAGGAGCTGTTTCTGCAGTAATTATTTTGATTTTCAGAGATACAATTTTGGGATTCGTATCTAGTGTTCAGGTCTCTATAAACGATATGGTACGCATCGGAGACTGGATTACAATGGATAAATTTGGAGCAGATGGAGATGTCATTGAGATTAATCTGGCTACTGTAAAAGTTCGGAATTTCGATAATACAACAACCACTATTCCTACTTACAGTTTAAGTTCTGATTCATTTCAAAACTGGCGCGGAATGCTAAATTCAGATGGGAGACGCATAAAAAGACACATCCTTATTAAAACGAGCAGTATTCGCTTTTTAGAAGAAGAAGAATTAAATGAATTTAAAAAAATTGAATTGATTTCCGATTATATTGACACAAGAAAATTAGAAATTGATGATTTCAATTCGAGTCATAAAATCGATAAATCAATAGCTGTTAATGGTAGAAACCTTACTAATCTAGGTTTGTTTAGAAAATACATTACCCAATATCTTCATCATTATCCGGGATTGAATAAAGATATGTTAATGCTATGCCGTCAATTGCAATCTACTTCGCATGGTGTTCCTCTTGAAGTGTATGCTTTTTCACATGACAAACGATTTGAAAATTATGAATACATCATGTCAGACATATTTGATCATATAATTGCTTCAGTAAAATATTTTAATTTGGAAATTTTCGAAGGAATTAATGAAAGTACAACAAATTAA
- a CDS encoding ACT domain-containing protein produces the protein MSGEKDLGTLLKTMKPEHITGEYVFCVVCDLINLNLNDIFMTFKEQEGTTLVIKKEFADSLKLEYSFIASWITLTVHSSLEAVGLTAAFSNALSQEGISCNVVAAFYHDHIFVNKKDTDKAMEILNRFSK, from the coding sequence ATGAGCGGAGAAAAAGATTTAGGTACGTTGCTTAAAACAATGAAACCAGAACATATTACAGGAGAATATGTTTTTTGTGTAGTTTGTGATTTGATAAATCTAAATCTTAACGATATCTTTATGACATTCAAAGAGCAGGAAGGAACTACACTAGTAATCAAGAAGGAATTTGCCGATAGTCTAAAATTAGAATATTCTTTTATTGCTTCTTGGATTACTTTAACGGTTCATTCTTCACTGGAAGCTGTGGGATTAACCGCAGCTTTTTCTAATGCTCTTTCGCAGGAAGGAATAAGTTGTAATGTGGTAGCCGCTTTTTATCACGACCATATTTTTGTAAATAAAAAAGACACTGATAAAGCAATGGAAATCCTTAATCGATTTTCAAAGTAA
- a CDS encoding acyl-CoA thioesterase: MRFHTRKWVKPEDLNPNGTLFGGKLLAWIDEELALYTIIQLENTRIVTKHMSEINFRSSAKQGDIIEIGIDVVKFGNSSLTLKCEARNMMTRETIITIDHTTMVSLGADGKPKAHGKTEIEFVKDRL, translated from the coding sequence ATGAGATTTCATACTAGAAAATGGGTAAAACCAGAAGATTTAAACCCAAACGGAACCTTATTTGGAGGTAAATTATTAGCTTGGATTGATGAAGAATTGGCTTTGTACACCATCATCCAATTAGAAAACACAAGAATTGTCACTAAACATATGTCTGAAATCAATTTTAGAAGTTCAGCAAAACAAGGCGATATTATAGAAATTGGTATTGATGTTGTAAAATTTGGAAATTCTTCGCTTACGCTAAAATGTGAGGCCAGAAACATGATGACAAGAGAAACAATTATCACAATTGATCATACTACAATGGTAAGTTTAGGCGCTGATGGAAAACCAAAAGCACACGGAAAAACAGAAATTGAATTTGTAAAGGATCGTTTGTAA
- a CDS encoding esterase family protein → MKEEYFKWHSPNLNREIEMLVFGHAGYPIILFPTSMGSFHENKDMGLIESAKWYIEQGLIQIFCPDSIDKDSFYNKQIHPVHRIENHVRYDKMICHEIVEKVKNNTSSGKVVVAGCSFGGYHAANFAFRHPGYVSHMFSMSGAFNIKSFLDGFHNDDVFYNSPEDYLYGLDDHELWNMDIVLGTSNWDICFDANLKLSKVLSDRNIHHWLDIRQERKHDWPVWQEMFPHYLSRIKFF, encoded by the coding sequence ATGAAGGAAGAATATTTTAAATGGCATTCACCTAATCTTAATAGAGAAATTGAAATGCTAGTTTTTGGACATGCAGGATATCCTATAATCTTATTTCCTACCTCTATGGGTAGTTTCCATGAAAATAAAGATATGGGGTTAATTGAATCTGCAAAATGGTATATTGAACAAGGTTTAATCCAAATATTTTGTCCAGACAGCATTGATAAAGACAGTTTTTACAATAAGCAAATTCATCCAGTACATCGAATAGAAAATCACGTTAGATATGACAAAATGATTTGTCATGAAATCGTTGAAAAAGTAAAAAACAATACTTCTTCGGGTAAAGTTGTTGTTGCGGGTTGCAGTTTTGGCGGGTATCATGCCGCTAATTTCGCTTTTCGACATCCGGGTTATGTGAGTCATATGTTTTCTATGAGTGGTGCGTTTAACATCAAGAGTTTTCTGGATGGTTTTCATAATGATGATGTGTTTTATAACAGTCCTGAGGATTATTTATACGGACTCGATGATCATGAATTGTGGAATATGGATATTGTTCTTGGAACTTCAAATTGGGATATTTGTTTTGATGCAAATCTAAAATTAAGCAAAGTTCTAAGTGACCGAAACATACATCACTGGCTTGATATTCGTCAGGAGCGAAAACACGATTGGCCGGTTTGGCAAGAAATGTTTCCACATTATTTATCAAGAATTAAATTTTTCTAA
- a CDS encoding RimK family alpha-L-glutamate ligase: MKKIGILFGMEDTFPQAFIDRVNSKNEKGILAEAVAIDKVVQNQDGEYAVIIDRISQDVPFYRAYLKNAALTGTNVINNPFWWSADDKFFNNALADTLGVPLPNTVILPSAEHPTDTTGKSFRNLKYPMDWEGIFEYIGFPAYMKPYAGGGWKNVYRLENKEEFWEKHQETGQLVMMLQEEIVFTEYFRVYCLGCKAVRIMQYEPRNPHHLRYVIDGPPVDKKLLATIKDYTLRLCKGLGYDFNTVEFAVRDGIPYAIDFGNPAPDAELTSVGAENFEWVVEEAAKMAIAAAKKQKSGKINLTWGTFIKDAVAVK, encoded by the coding sequence ATGAAAAAAATAGGAATTTTATTTGGAATGGAAGACACCTTTCCGCAAGCATTTATAGACCGAGTAAATTCAAAAAACGAAAAAGGAATCCTAGCCGAAGCTGTAGCAATTGATAAAGTAGTTCAAAATCAAGATGGAGAATATGCTGTAATTATTGACCGAATTTCACAAGATGTTCCTTTTTATCGTGCTTATTTGAAAAATGCGGCCTTAACAGGAACTAACGTTATTAACAATCCTTTTTGGTGGAGCGCTGACGATAAGTTTTTTAATAATGCATTGGCAGATACACTAGGAGTTCCATTACCAAATACAGTGATTCTTCCTTCTGCGGAACACCCAACTGATACCACCGGAAAATCGTTTAGAAATTTAAAATACCCAATGGACTGGGAAGGAATCTTTGAATATATTGGATTTCCTGCCTATATGAAACCGTATGCCGGTGGAGGTTGGAAAAACGTATACCGATTGGAAAATAAAGAAGAGTTTTGGGAAAAGCATCAGGAAACGGGACAATTAGTTATGATGTTGCAAGAAGAAATTGTCTTTACGGAATATTTCAGAGTGTATTGTTTGGGCTGTAAAGCAGTCAGAATTATGCAATATGAACCTCGAAATCCGCATCATTTGCGATATGTGATTGATGGGCCACCGGTTGACAAAAAATTATTAGCGACTATAAAAGATTATACTTTACGCCTTTGTAAAGGATTGGGATATGATTTTAATACAGTTGAGTTTGCTGTTCGTGATGGGATTCCTTATGCGATAGATTTTGGAAATCCTGCTCCTGACGCTGAATTGACTTCGGTAGGCGCTGAAAATTTTGAATGGGTGGTTGAAGAAGCTGCAAAAATGGCTATTGCTGCCGCAAAAAAACAAAAATCAGGAAAAATCAATCTTACTTGGGGAACTTTTATTAAAGATGCCGTAGCTGTAAAATAA
- a CDS encoding carboxylate-amine ligase — protein MKKLPVFTLGVEEEYQIIDPVTRDLRSHLSKIVDGAKIILNEQVKAEMHQSVVEVGTNICNSVNDAKNEIKFLRSKIVELADKQDLIVGGAGTHPFSKWQDQPITDDPRYHDIVNELQDAARSNLIFGMHCHVGIENREIGLQLMNQATYFLPHIFALSTNSPFWEGRQTGYKSFRTKVFDKFPRTGLPEYFDSVGSYENYLETLVKTNCIDNPKKIWWDLRLHPFYNTIEFRICDMCLTVDETICIVAIIQAIVAKLYKLNMNNTSFNIYRLALIKENKFRAARYGIDNNMIDFGLQKEVETKMLILELLDFIDDVVDELGSREDINYVHKILKNGTGADKQLAVFEETGDLCRVVDFITGEFTKGL, from the coding sequence ATGAAAAAATTACCAGTTTTCACACTTGGTGTGGAAGAAGAATATCAAATTATTGATCCTGTAACAAGAGATTTACGTTCGCATTTATCTAAAATTGTAGATGGTGCCAAAATAATTTTAAATGAACAGGTAAAGGCTGAAATGCACCAATCAGTGGTGGAAGTAGGGACTAATATTTGTAATAGTGTTAATGATGCCAAAAACGAAATAAAATTTTTGCGTTCTAAAATTGTTGAATTAGCCGATAAACAGGATTTGATTGTGGGTGGTGCGGGAACGCATCCTTTTTCGAAATGGCAGGACCAGCCTATTACCGATGATCCTCGTTATCATGATATTGTAAATGAATTGCAAGATGCGGCTCGTTCCAATTTAATTTTTGGAATGCATTGTCATGTTGGTATTGAAAACCGTGAAATTGGATTGCAACTGATGAATCAGGCGACTTATTTCTTGCCTCATATTTTTGCGCTTTCTACAAATTCCCCTTTTTGGGAGGGGAGACAAACGGGCTATAAATCCTTTAGAACTAAAGTTTTTGATAAATTTCCAAGAACTGGATTACCGGAATATTTTGATTCAGTAGGTTCCTATGAGAATTATTTGGAGACATTAGTAAAGACCAATTGTATTGATAATCCTAAGAAAATTTGGTGGGATTTACGTTTACATCCGTTTTATAATACGATCGAATTCAGGATTTGTGACATGTGTTTAACCGTTGATGAAACAATTTGTATTGTTGCAATTATTCAGGCAATTGTAGCAAAACTCTACAAACTCAACATGAATAATACTAGTTTCAATATTTATCGATTAGCATTAATAAAAGAAAATAAATTTCGTGCAGCCCGCTATGGAATTGATAATAATATGATTGATTTTGGATTGCAGAAAGAAGTGGAAACTAAAATGCTTATTCTTGAATTGCTTGATTTTATTGATGATGTAGTTGATGAATTAGGAAGTCGTGAGGACATTAATTATGTGCATAAAATTTTGAAAAACGGAACTGGAGCAGATAAACAATTAGCTGTTTTTGAAGAAACGGGAGATCTTTGCAGAGTCGTAGACTTTATAACTGGTGAATTTACCAAGGGATTATAA
- a CDS encoding type 1 glutamine amidotransferase: MSNKIIKIALLDMYNGEPNQGMRCIIDVVNRFSPVVSFEIFDVRVKCELPDINSFDIYISTGGPGNPLIGDGNWDVKYYEFIDSLNKWNNENIIKKHVLFICHSFQMACLHFGLATVTKRNDTSFGVMTIHKTKEGLVDPLFEGLADPFYAIDSRDYQVVQPKLSIFAKKGAKIISLEKIRDHVQYERAIMAVRFTDYFVGTQFHPEADPISFVSHLRNKESKEKIRAMKGKRKFRNMLEDLLDDDKIYRTNETLIPNFLRMAINDLMKTKKMLSN; this comes from the coding sequence ATGTCCAATAAAATTATAAAAATTGCGCTTTTAGATATGTACAATGGAGAACCTAACCAAGGTATGCGTTGCATTATCGATGTGGTAAATAGGTTTAGTCCTGTTGTCAGTTTTGAAATATTTGATGTTAGGGTAAAATGTGAATTACCGGATATTAATTCCTTTGATATTTATATTTCAACTGGAGGGCCCGGAAATCCATTAATAGGTGATGGAAATTGGGATGTAAAATATTATGAATTCATTGATTCATTGAACAAATGGAACAATGAAAATATAATTAAAAAACATGTACTATTTATTTGTCACTCTTTTCAAATGGCATGCTTGCATTTTGGATTAGCAACGGTTACAAAAAGAAACGATACTTCTTTTGGTGTAATGACTATTCATAAAACGAAAGAAGGACTTGTTGATCCTCTTTTTGAAGGATTAGCAGATCCTTTTTATGCGATTGATTCCAGAGATTACCAAGTTGTACAGCCTAAACTAAGTATTTTTGCAAAAAAAGGGGCTAAAATTATTTCTTTAGAGAAAATTAGGGATCATGTACAATACGAACGTGCAATTATGGCAGTTCGTTTTACTGACTATTTTGTAGGTACTCAGTTTCACCCAGAAGCTGATCCTATTAGCTTTGTCTCACATTTGAGAAACAAAGAATCTAAAGAGAAAATAAGAGCTATGAAAGGGAAAAGAAAGTTTAGGAATATGCTGGAAGATTTGTTGGACGATGATAAAATATACAGAACCAATGAAACTTTGATTCCAAATTTCCTTCGAATGGCAATTAATGACTTGATGAAAACAAAAAAAATGCTTTCTAATTAA